A stretch of the Rosa rugosa chromosome 5, drRosRugo1.1, whole genome shotgun sequence genome encodes the following:
- the LOC133712478 gene encoding GDSL esterase/lipase At4g16230-like isoform X2: protein MGYPFSEGKFVLGIIFALWRMCSAKEISTNFVFGDSLVEVGNNNYIVTLSKADHPPYGIDFGKPTGRFTNGRTIIDIAGQTLGLKEFTPPYLAPTTAGPVILRGVNYASGGGGILNETGKLFIGRINLDAQIDNFANTREDIISSIGRPAAVELLRRALFSRLYNLGARKMVVVGVGPLGCIPYQRDINIVANPDSCVQLTNQLARSFNSKLQTLVTELNTNLTGAKFVYANVYGIFHDIIENYKSYGFENANSACCGFGGRYGGLGSCGSQPLEVCEDRSKYVFWDAYHPSEACNMIIARRLLYGNSSDISPMNIVQLLQSS from the exons ATGGGGTACCCGTTTTCAGAAGGAAAATTCGTTCTTGGCATTATTTTTGCACTGTGGAGAATGTGTTCAGCAAAAGAAATTTCTACTAATTTTGTGTTTGGCGATTCTCTAGTTGAAGTGGGGAACAACAACTATATTGTGACTCTCTCCAAGGCTGATCATCCTCCCTATGGAATTGATTTCGGAAAGCCTACCGGGAGATTCACAAATGGAAGAACCATCATTGATATTGCAG GTCAGACTCTGGGTTTAAAGGAGTTCACTCCTCCTTACTTGGCTCCCACAACAGCTGGACCAGTAATTCTGAGGGGTGTCAACTATGCTTCAGGTGGAGGTGGAATTCTTAACGAAACAGGAAAATTATTT ATTGGTAGAATAAACTTGGATGCACAGATAGATAACTTTGCAAATACCAGAGAAGACATTATCTCAAGCATTGGTCGTCCTGCAGCAGTAGAGCTACTTAGAAGAGCTCTCTTCTCG AGACTGTACAATTTGGGTGCAAGGAAGATGGTTGTAGTAGGTGTAGGACCTCTTGGGTGTATACCCTATCAAAGGGATATAAATATTGTTGCTAATCCAGATAGCTGTGTTCAACTTACAAATCAACTAGCGCGGTCATTCAACAGCAAGCTACAGACCCTCGTCACCGAACTAAACACTAATCTAACAGGGGCGAAATTTGTTTATGCGAATGTTTATGGTATCTTCCACGACATCATTGAGAACTACAAATCATATG GTTTTGAGAATGCAAACTCCGCGTGCTGCGGATTTGGTGGGCGCTATGGGGGTCTAGGCTCATGCGGTTCCCAGCCATTAGAAGTTTGTGAGGACCGGTCTAAGTATGTGTTTTGGGACGCTTACCATCCTTCTGAGGCTTGTAATATGATCATAGCAAGGCGTCTCTTGTATGGGAACTCCAGCGATATTTCACCCATGAATATTGTGCAACTCCTCCAATCTTCTTGA
- the LOC133712478 gene encoding GDSL esterase/lipase At4g16230-like isoform X1 — translation MGYPFSEGKFVLGIIFALWRMCSAKEISTNFVFGDSLVEVGNNNYIVTLSKADHPPYGIDFGKPTGRFTNGRTIIDIAGQTLGLKEFTPPYLAPTTAGPVILRGVNYASGGGGILNETGKLFIGRINLDAQIDNFANTREDIISSIGRPAAVELLRRALFSVTIGSNDFLNNYLLPVITEFKRKLIPPETFVGILIARFRLQLTRLYNLGARKMVVVGVGPLGCIPYQRDINIVANPDSCVQLTNQLARSFNSKLQTLVTELNTNLTGAKFVYANVYGIFHDIIENYKSYGFENANSACCGFGGRYGGLGSCGSQPLEVCEDRSKYVFWDAYHPSEACNMIIARRLLYGNSSDISPMNIVQLLQSS, via the exons ATGGGGTACCCGTTTTCAGAAGGAAAATTCGTTCTTGGCATTATTTTTGCACTGTGGAGAATGTGTTCAGCAAAAGAAATTTCTACTAATTTTGTGTTTGGCGATTCTCTAGTTGAAGTGGGGAACAACAACTATATTGTGACTCTCTCCAAGGCTGATCATCCTCCCTATGGAATTGATTTCGGAAAGCCTACCGGGAGATTCACAAATGGAAGAACCATCATTGATATTGCAG GTCAGACTCTGGGTTTAAAGGAGTTCACTCCTCCTTACTTGGCTCCCACAACAGCTGGACCAGTAATTCTGAGGGGTGTCAACTATGCTTCAGGTGGAGGTGGAATTCTTAACGAAACAGGAAAATTATTT ATTGGTAGAATAAACTTGGATGCACAGATAGATAACTTTGCAAATACCAGAGAAGACATTATCTCAAGCATTGGTCGTCCTGCAGCAGTAGAGCTACTTAGAAGAGCTCTCTTCTCGGTAACAATCGGGTCAAACGATTTCCTCAATAACTACTTGTTGCCAGTTATAACCGAGTTTAAGAGGAAGTTGATACCTCCGGAAACCTTTGTTGGCATTTTGATTGCAAGATTCAGACTACAACTCACA AGACTGTACAATTTGGGTGCAAGGAAGATGGTTGTAGTAGGTGTAGGACCTCTTGGGTGTATACCCTATCAAAGGGATATAAATATTGTTGCTAATCCAGATAGCTGTGTTCAACTTACAAATCAACTAGCGCGGTCATTCAACAGCAAGCTACAGACCCTCGTCACCGAACTAAACACTAATCTAACAGGGGCGAAATTTGTTTATGCGAATGTTTATGGTATCTTCCACGACATCATTGAGAACTACAAATCATATG GTTTTGAGAATGCAAACTCCGCGTGCTGCGGATTTGGTGGGCGCTATGGGGGTCTAGGCTCATGCGGTTCCCAGCCATTAGAAGTTTGTGAGGACCGGTCTAAGTATGTGTTTTGGGACGCTTACCATCCTTCTGAGGCTTGTAATATGATCATAGCAAGGCGTCTCTTGTATGGGAACTCCAGCGATATTTCACCCATGAATATTGTGCAACTCCTCCAATCTTCTTGA